The DNA sequence AGACCTCCAGCGCCGTGCCGTTCGTCGCGGATCCGAGGGTGCGGGTGGCGCTGCCGTTGCTCACGGCGACGACGCTAGGCCTCCCCTCCCCGAGCGGCCAGAGCGCAGCCGCGCCCTGCCAGGGCACCCCACGACCGTCCGCGACAGGGCGCTCGCGGAACCGCGTGTCGCTCGCACGGGCCGGGGGCTCGCGGTGGAACCCTCGACGGATGAGCGGGCAGCAGCAGGGGCGTGAGGAGCGCCGGGTGGCGGTGGCGGCCTGGCGGGCGCTGCCCCGGGCGCGACGACGTGCGGTGGTGCAGGCGGCGCAGCGGGGCGTGCGCTCCCACGACGAGGAGGCGTTCGCGCTCGCGGTGGCCGTCGCGCGCACCGCGCGGCGCTCGCCCGGTGACGTGTGGGCCCCCGGAGGCCACCGCGTGGTGAGCTCCTGGTCGGTCGCCGGCGCCGCCTGCGTGCTGGCCGCGGAGGCGGCGCTCTTCGCCGTCCTCGACGCGGTCCCGGTGTCCCTCGCGGTGGCGGTGGCCGTGGTCGCACTGGTGCTGGTGGTCGTCGCGGCCGTCAGGGTCCGCGCCGCCCGGCGCACGCGCATGCTGCTCCTGCAGGCTCCCCCCGCGGCCGGGCCTGCGGGGAGCCCGCAGGCGCTGCAGCTGCCGGCGCCGGGAGCGCGCACCGTGGCGCTGCCGCGCGCGGCGTCCCAGGACGCCGTCACGCTGCGCGGCTGAGGTCCGCCGAGCCGCTGAGCGCGGCGGCTTGGCACAGTACGGGGGTGGAGCAGACCGGGGCGGGTGGCGCGGCGGCCGCTGCGGCGCAGGAGCACGACCGCGGCGTCGACGCCGCGGAGGCGGGGCGCCACGCCGAGGCCGCCGAGGCCTTCGCGCGCGCTGTGGAGATGGGAGACCGGGACGCCCTGCTCGGCCTGGGCAACGCCCTGCTCGACCTGGGCCGCCACGACGAGGCGGAGGCGGCGTTCGCGCGGGCTGTGGACGAGGGCGACCCGCTCGCGGGGCTGAACCTCGGCATCGCCCGCGAGCGCCGCGAGGACTGGGCGGGAGCCGAGAGCGCGTACCAGGTGGCCCGCGGCGCTGGTGACCCCCGCGCACTGGTCTTCCTCGCCGACGTGTGGCGCTGGCACGGGGGCGAGCCCGGCGTCTCGGGCGGCGAGGACGACGCGCGCGCGCTGCTGCGCACCGCGGCGGAGGCCGGCGACGCCGAGGCGTGCGCGGTGCTGGGGACGTGGCTGTTCAGCGAGGCCTCCAGCGCGGCCGGCGGCGGGGAGGAGGGCGTGGCGGCCCTGCCAGCGGGGGGCGAGGTGGAGCGGCTGCTGCGGGCGGGGGCCGACGTCGACGTCGACGCCCGCGGCGACCTCGCGTGGCTGCTGCGCACGCGGGGCGTCCACCGCGGTGACGCCGCGGCCCACGCCGAGGCCCGGGCGCTGCTGCGGTCCGGTGCCTCCGAGGGCGACCCGACCAGCGCCATCCGCCTGGCCCTGCTGCTCGAGGAGGACCTCGGCGACCTCGACGGCGCTGAGCGGGTGCTCCGCTCACTGGCCGAGGGCGGTGAGGTGCGGGCCTGGAACAACCTCGGCCTGCTGCTGGAGCGCCGCGGGCGCGTCGTCGAGGCGCGCCGGGTGCTCTCGCGGGGCGTGCGCGCGGGGGACGTGCTGGCGGCGAAGAACCTGCGCTCCTTCCTCGTGCGGCACCACCCCGCCCAGGTCGCGGAGGGCACCGCGCCCCTGTGAGGGCCCCCTCCCGCGCCCCGCGCCGCCGGGTGGGCCAGGCTCGTCGACATGCGACTGGTGCACGTCGGGCTCGGCGGATGGGGCAGGGACTGGGAGCGCACGGTGCTGCCGCGGGTGCCGGAGGTGGACCGCGTGGCCGTGGTGGAGCCCGACCGGGCGGTCCTGTCGGCCTTCCAGCGGACCGCCGGCCTGCCCGACGCGGCCTGCGCGACGACCCTGGCGCAGGCGCTGCGCCAGGTCGAGGCCGACGGCGTGCTCGTCACCGCACCGGTGGGGGCTCACGTCCCGCTGGCGCTGGAGGCGCTCGAGGCGGGGCTGCACGTGCTCGTGGAGAAGCCGTTCGCCCCCACCGCCGCCGAGGCCTCCACCGCCGTGACCCGGGCTGAGCAGCTCGGCCTGGTGCTGCAGGTCAGCCAGAACTACCGGTTCTACCCCGGGCCGCGCGCCACCCGGGACCTGCTGCGCGGGGGTGACCTGGGTGAGCTGTCGGGCGTCGCCGTCGACTTCCGCAAGTGGTCCAACGACGCCCCGGCCACCACCCCCCATTACCGCTTCCCCCAGCCGCTGCTCGTGGACATGGCGATCCACCACGTCGACCTGCTGCGCTTCGTCACCGGGCGGGAGGTCGAGCGCGTGCACGCCGTCACCAGCTCTCCGTCCTGGAGCCGGTTCGCCGAGCCCGCCGTCGCGTCGGTGCTGCT is a window from the Quadrisphaera setariae genome containing:
- a CDS encoding tetratricopeptide repeat protein, producing the protein MEQTGAGGAAAAAAQEHDRGVDAAEAGRHAEAAEAFARAVEMGDRDALLGLGNALLDLGRHDEAEAAFARAVDEGDPLAGLNLGIARERREDWAGAESAYQVARGAGDPRALVFLADVWRWHGGEPGVSGGEDDARALLRTAAEAGDAEACAVLGTWLFSEASSAAGGGEEGVAALPAGGEVERLLRAGADVDVDARGDLAWLLRTRGVHRGDAAAHAEARALLRSGASEGDPTSAIRLALLLEEDLGDLDGAERVLRSLAEGGEVRAWNNLGLLLERRGRVVEARRVLSRGVRAGDVLAAKNLRSFLVRHHPAQVAEGTAPL
- a CDS encoding Gfo/Idh/MocA family protein: MRLVHVGLGGWGRDWERTVLPRVPEVDRVAVVEPDRAVLSAFQRTAGLPDAACATTLAQALRQVEADGVLVTAPVGAHVPLALEALEAGLHVLVEKPFAPTAAEASTAVTRAEQLGLVLQVSQNYRFYPGPRATRDLLRGGDLGELSGVAVDFRKWSNDAPATTPHYRFPQPLLVDMAIHHVDLLRFVTGREVERVHAVTSSPSWSRFAEPAVASVLLELTGGLVASYRGSWLSRGRPTPWAGEWSITGERGELLLASRHGGEEPPVDDSLVLRGADGDEAALPLELPRLWGRAAGLQQFARAAAGGPPPEVTGRDNLASLAAVEATVRSSQTGQVEDVVVPG